The following proteins come from a genomic window of Alphaproteobacteria bacterium:
- a CDS encoding NTP/NDP exchange transporter, giving the protein MQHANEDFKGLRALLWPIHNYELKKFIPTAIIMFCILFNYTVMRDTKDAFVVNSIGAASIPFLKLLITPCAILFVLIYAELVSKFSHEKVFYLIITPFLIFFGFFGFVLYPMVDIIHMSPETVKSLYAYSSMKWVHQLIDIMAHWSYSLFYILSEIWGSAMIALMFWQYANRITRRTEAKRFYGLFQTFGNAALMLSGPTVAFCSMPANFAWGTSVKLLCASIVVMGIIAMLVFRWMHTTVLTDKKYYDPSETQQKKEKKKKPSLMDSMRIVFHSKELGYIAILMISYGITVNIVELQWKDQMKIYFQGNLGAYNAFMGWQSFYIGLVTVVFSWFIGTNILRRAPWRVAALITPVLLLSLGGIFFGCIVSQDFMASLLKGFIESPVAGAVFVGLATVVISKSIKYALFDPTKDLAYMTLDETAQTTGKAAVDVIGGRAGKAGGALVQATFLIICGTKVLADIAPYTGVVFLIICVAWIWAVVGLSRRINPAHIPHK; this is encoded by the coding sequence ATGCAACACGCAAATGAGGACTTTAAGGGTTTGAGAGCCCTTCTTTGGCCTATACATAATTATGAACTTAAAAAATTTATTCCCACAGCGATTATCATGTTTTGTATCTTGTTTAACTATACAGTTATGCGCGATACAAAAGATGCGTTTGTTGTAAACTCTATTGGCGCAGCCTCTATTCCATTTCTAAAATTATTGATCACACCATGCGCCATCTTATTCGTGCTGATTTATGCTGAACTTGTTTCGAAATTCAGTCATGAAAAAGTGTTTTATCTGATTATTACACCGTTTCTAATATTCTTTGGTTTCTTTGGATTTGTATTATATCCTATGGTTGATATCATTCATATGTCCCCTGAAACTGTTAAGAGCTTATATGCCTATTCATCTATGAAATGGGTACATCAACTCATTGATATTATGGCGCACTGGAGCTACTCTCTTTTCTATATCTTGTCTGAAATTTGGGGAAGCGCGATGATTGCGCTTATGTTCTGGCAATACGCAAACAGAATCACAAGAAGAACAGAAGCAAAAAGATTTTATGGCTTATTTCAAACATTTGGAAATGCAGCTTTGATGCTTTCTGGTCCAACGGTTGCCTTCTGCTCAATGCCAGCAAACTTTGCTTGGGGAACATCTGTTAAACTTCTATGCGCATCTATTGTTGTAATGGGAATTATTGCAATGCTTGTATTCCGTTGGATGCACACAACTGTGTTGACAGACAAAAAATACTACGATCCATCTGAAACTCAACAAAAGAAAGAGAAAAAGAAAAAACCAAGCCTAATGGACAGCATGCGAATTGTTTTCCATAGCAAAGAACTTGGGTACATCGCAATTCTTATGATCAGCTATGGGATCACTGTTAATATCGTAGAGCTTCAATGGAAAGATCAAATGAAAATTTACTTCCAAGGAAATCTCGGTGCATACAATGCCTTTATGGGATGGCAATCTTTCTATATTGGTTTGGTAACTGTGGTATTTAGTTGGTTTATTGGTACAAACATCCTAAGACGCGCACCTTGGAGAGTTGCAGCCCTTATTACACCAGTTTTACTTCTATCACTTGGTGGAATTTTCTTTGGATGCATCGTATCTCAAGACTTTATGGCGAGCCTTCTTAAAGGTTTTATTGAAAGTCCAGTAGCAGGCGCTGTATTTGTTGGATTGGCGACAGTTGTAATTTCAAAGTCTATTAAATATGCTTTGTTTGACCCAACAAAAGACTTGGCTTATATGACATTGGATGAAACGGCTCAAACAACTGGTAAAGCTGCTGTTGACGTAATTGGCGGACGCGCTGGAAAAGCTGGTGGAGCGCTTGTTCAAGCTACTTTCTTGATTATCTGCGGAACAAAAGTTTTAGCGGATATTGCACCTTACACAGGTGTTGTATTCCTGATCATCTGTGTAGCATGGATTTGGGCGGTTGTTGGTTTGAGCCGCAGAATTAACCCTGCACACATTCCGCACAAATAA
- a CDS encoding DUF721 domain-containing protein, translating to MKHIKHGIDKALRQHKNKRGFLHGRLLAEWDKIVEKPIAKMTQPSKVICYRNLPGVLVLNTTSSSSLFLHTMEEEIIQKINTYFGKELIKALRYKHVLKLEKPVKKIELTLSEENLQKIDLLLEDFEDGEMKDSLERLGKAILLKQKKDKLQ from the coding sequence ATGAAGCATATAAAACATGGCATCGACAAAGCGCTCAGACAGCATAAAAACAAAAGAGGTTTTTTACACGGACGTCTACTTGCTGAGTGGGATAAAATTGTTGAAAAGCCAATTGCGAAAATGACGCAACCCTCTAAAGTGATATGCTACAGAAATTTGCCCGGGGTATTGGTTCTAAACACAACCAGCTCCTCTTCGCTTTTTCTACACACAATGGAAGAAGAGATCATACAAAAAATCAATACTTATTTTGGTAAAGAGCTTATTAAAGCACTAAGATACAAGCATGTCCTAAAACTCGAAAAACCTGTAAAGAAAATAGAACTAACATTATCAGAAGAAAATCTTCAAAAAATAGATCTTTTATTGGAAGATTTTGAAGATGGCGAAATGAAAGATAGTTTAGAACGGCTTGGAAAAGCAATTTTGCTTAAACAGAAAAAGGATAAGTTGCAATGA
- a CDS encoding NAD(P)-binding domain-containing protein, giving the protein MKINILGAGAFGTALAIAFSPNHKIRLITLPKYFEELLSGYNCFIPDVKIPKSVEISLDIDPDCDVLFVATPAQVIEEVVSRLKKELPKHIPIIFCSKGLYVKDNKPYLMTEYAKTTLKNPLYVLGGPNFACELVEYKKSYANIAGPNAEAICDALSQSHFILEAWHDVCGIQVAGFMKNVFAIAAGYYEGQKKGLNEKAALFTHAFQEMSLVGKTFWKADFDDRTLLTYAGVGDLVLTCGSANSRNYKLGLALASGMSFDEFRKKHNLTAEGAYTAQSIYKIKGDLPLPTCDMIHNRLF; this is encoded by the coding sequence ATGAAAATCAACATCTTAGGCGCAGGTGCATTTGGAACAGCTTTAGCTATAGCTTTTTCTCCAAATCATAAAATCCGCCTCATCACACTTCCTAAATATTTTGAAGAATTATTATCTGGTTACAACTGCTTTATTCCCGATGTAAAAATTCCTAAGTCTGTTGAAATCAGTCTTGATATTGATCCAGATTGTGATGTGTTATTTGTTGCGACGCCAGCGCAAGTTATAGAAGAAGTTGTCAGTCGACTAAAAAAAGAACTGCCTAAGCATATTCCTATTATTTTTTGTTCTAAAGGTTTATATGTCAAAGATAATAAACCGTACTTGATGACAGAATATGCAAAAACAACTTTAAAAAATCCTTTATATGTTTTAGGGGGTCCAAATTTTGCATGTGAATTAGTAGAGTATAAAAAATCCTATGCCAATATAGCAGGCCCAAATGCTGAAGCAATTTGCGATGCGCTTTCACAAAGTCATTTTATATTAGAAGCTTGGCATGATGTATGCGGTATACAGGTTGCTGGTTTTATGAAAAATGTGTTCGCCATTGCAGCTGGATATTATGAAGGTCAAAAGAAAGGTTTAAATGAAAAAGCCGCTTTATTTACTCATGCATTTCAAGAAATGAGCCTTGTAGGTAAGACGTTTTGGAAAGCGGATTTTGATGATCGCACTCTGTTAACCTATGCAGGAGTAGGGGATTTGGTTTTAACATGCGGAAGTGCAAATTCGAGAAATTATAAGCTTGGTTTAGCGCTAGCTTCTGGAATGTCATTTGATGAGTTTAGGAAAAAGCACAACTTGACGGCAGAAGGCGCTTATACTGCGCAGTCTATTTATAAAATCAAAGGAGATTTGCCTTTACCGACCTGTGATATGATTCACAATAGACTGTTTTGA
- the dnaQ gene encoding DNA polymerase III subunit epsilon: MSSSHSRFVVLDTETTGLDPLKGDRIIEVACLELDQGLYPTDRTYHQYINPQREIGRAAYNVHGIDNEFVKDSPLFADIAPELWDFIKDARLIIHNAEFDVKFLNSEFARLDYPTIHIDQSIDTLKIARKKYPGMANNLDALCKRFSISLEDREKHGALIDVRLLASVYIELTQGGRQQSFLNTEKQNRAEVGNVSSINRRTCEPRTFDYPETENHKDFIKKNFKENLWGY, from the coding sequence ATGTCATCCTCTCACTCTCGTTTTGTTGTTCTCGATACGGAAACAACAGGCCTTGACCCTCTCAAGGGTGATCGGATCATTGAAGTTGCTTGTCTTGAGCTAGATCAAGGTCTGTACCCTACTGACCGAACTTATCATCAGTATATAAACCCTCAACGCGAAATTGGGCGAGCAGCTTATAATGTTCATGGGATTGACAACGAGTTTGTTAAAGACAGTCCATTGTTTGCAGATATAGCACCAGAGCTATGGGATTTTATCAAAGATGCGCGATTGATTATTCATAATGCCGAGTTCGACGTAAAGTTCTTAAACTCTGAATTTGCACGATTAGATTATCCAACAATTCATATTGATCAGTCGATCGATACTCTTAAAATTGCACGCAAAAAATATCCAGGTATGGCAAACAATCTTGATGCGCTATGCAAACGTTTTAGCATTTCTTTAGAAGATCGTGAAAAACACGGAGCATTAATTGACGTCAGGCTACTTGCTTCCGTATATATTGAACTAACACAAGGCGGAAGACAGCAAAGCTTTTTGAATACAGAAAAACAAAATAGAGCTGAAGTTGGTAATGTATCCTCTATCAACAGACGAACTTGTGAGCCTAGAACGTTTGATTACCCTGAAACTGAAAATCACAAAGACTTCATCAAGAAAAATTTCAAAGAAAATCTTTGGGGGTATTGA
- a CDS encoding ABC transporter ATP-binding protein encodes MTIPQFLWRHIKPYKWLYAVMMIAPIVAAFYTFVYNYSIKLFVDNMLQQSEFSYSKIIWPIFLFLFIQFLVDAAWRVSNMAEWSAEPKVRRSIMLESFEYVEHHSYKFFQDNFGGTIVTKLKGLVHGYDKFWDEMHHGLFSKILKIVINLASLVFINLHVGLFMAFWSILYVLAMRLYSKRMNYLAFMENQSKYALGGLVADNVTNIASIFSFAARKRELKRLEHEINTDFIPKQVACYKFDFKVQVAASFFYAVMFTFILFYMIHLRSVGLITIGGFAFVFSTVLLISEDIWRVTISVQDFARAMGDFKSSLSILQTPHENVDIKNAKPLVIQKPNIIFKNIWFGFDEDVLFKGLNLEIKAGEKVGLVGRSGAGKTSLIHLLLRYFPLKSGEILIDGQDITQVQQDSLRKHITVIPQDTILFHRTILENIRYGDPNATDEQVIEACKKAYIHDYIMTMKDGYNTEVGERGIKLSGGQRQRIAIARAILKDAPILVLDEATSALDSQTEELIRKSLDTLMKDKKKTVIAIAHRLSTLQTMNRIAVLDKGKIAEEGTHDELVKKSNSIYKELWNRQQRI; translated from the coding sequence ATGACTATTCCACAATTTTTATGGCGTCACATTAAGCCGTATAAATGGCTTTATGCTGTCATGATGATTGCGCCAATCGTTGCAGCATTTTATACCTTCGTATATAACTACTCCATTAAATTGTTTGTTGATAATATGCTCCAGCAATCCGAATTCAGTTATAGTAAGATCATATGGCCAATTTTTCTATTTCTATTTATACAATTTTTAGTTGATGCAGCCTGGCGTGTTAGTAACATGGCTGAATGGAGCGCTGAACCAAAAGTCAGACGCTCTATCATGCTAGAGTCATTTGAATATGTGGAGCATCATTCCTATAAATTTTTTCAAGACAATTTTGGCGGAACGATCGTAACAAAACTGAAAGGTCTCGTTCATGGGTATGATAAATTTTGGGATGAAATGCATCATGGGCTTTTTTCAAAAATTCTGAAAATTGTTATTAACCTAGCCTCTCTTGTCTTTATAAACTTACATGTTGGTTTGTTTATGGCGTTTTGGTCTATTCTCTATGTATTAGCTATGCGCCTGTATTCTAAGCGCATGAATTACTTGGCATTCATGGAAAATCAAAGTAAATATGCCTTAGGCGGCTTGGTTGCAGATAATGTCACAAATATCGCTTCTATTTTTTCTTTTGCCGCAAGAAAAAGAGAGTTAAAAAGACTTGAACATGAAATTAATACAGATTTTATCCCCAAACAAGTCGCTTGCTATAAATTCGATTTTAAAGTTCAAGTTGCTGCGAGTTTTTTCTATGCCGTTATGTTTACATTCATCTTGTTTTATATGATTCACTTGCGAAGCGTTGGTTTAATAACAATTGGTGGCTTTGCCTTTGTATTCAGTACAGTTCTTTTGATATCTGAAGATATTTGGCGCGTTACAATCTCTGTGCAAGACTTTGCAAGGGCTATGGGTGATTTCAAAAGCTCATTATCAATTCTCCAAACCCCTCATGAAAATGTTGATATAAAAAATGCAAAACCACTTGTAATACAAAAGCCTAATATTATATTTAAAAACATATGGTTTGGTTTTGATGAAGATGTTTTATTTAAAGGGCTTAACTTGGAAATCAAGGCAGGTGAAAAAGTTGGGCTTGTGGGAAGATCCGGCGCAGGCAAAACATCTTTGATACACTTACTCCTAAGATATTTCCCGCTTAAATCTGGTGAAATTCTGATTGATGGACAAGATATTACGCAAGTCCAGCAAGATTCTTTGCGCAAACATATAACAGTTATTCCGCAAGATACAATTTTATTCCATAGGACTATCCTGGAAAACATACGATATGGAGATCCAAATGCAACAGACGAGCAAGTCATTGAGGCGTGTAAAAAAGCTTACATTCATGACTATATCATGACAATGAAAGATGGCTACAATACAGAAGTTGGAGAGCGTGGCATTAAACTTTCAGGCGGACAAAGACAACGTATTGCAATCGCACGCGCGATCTTAAAAGATGCGCCTATTTTGGTTTTAGATGAGGCAACATCTGCATTAGATAGCCAAACAGAAGAGTTAATTCGCAAGAGTTTGGATACGTTAATGAAGGATAAAAAGAAAACAGTTATTGCAATCGCACATCGCCTTTCCACCTTGCAAACTATGAATCGCATTGCGGTTTTAGATAAGGGAAAAATTGCAGAAGAAGGAACGCATGATGAGCTCGTGAAAAAATCCAACAGTATCTATAAAGAGCTATGGAATCGCCAACAAAGGATTTAA
- a CDS encoding lipoprotein-releasing ABC transporter permease subunit: MQLEFFLARKLSRRKEGFASLITKLAFSGIFLGVTALIIVMSVMNGFKEELMRQLIGMKGHVVVFKHGGVDQYEDILEQLTRNKNVTLALPVIEEPTLLIKNDQFHGVMLYGHDPESLRKHAYFKDNIKQGSIADLQDDNTVMIGSRLAEQYNLTVGDTLTLLNPQGEETIFGITPKERDFKIVGIFELGMREYDRRFIFTSLATMQQFFYQPDMVHHIDVFTKTGDATGVHMERPYHVLDWQHTDSTLFKALLVQKNVMFIILALMIVIAVLNIVSSLTMFVKDKTKEIAILRSMGMQRSGVRNIFLLSGSMIGVSGTFLGACVGVFVSQYINQITQFIERVFHVKIFNPELYFLSQLPSVVAYQDIFYVCLMSLGFTFLATLYPSVKASKLEPAPVLR; encoded by the coding sequence ATGCAATTAGAATTTTTTTTAGCCAGAAAATTGAGTCGTAGGAAAGAGGGGTTTGCTTCTCTCATCACAAAGTTAGCATTTTCAGGAATTTTTTTAGGTGTAACAGCTTTAATTATCGTTATGTCTGTCATGAATGGATTTAAAGAAGAATTAATGCGTCAATTGATTGGCATGAAAGGGCATGTAGTTGTTTTTAAACATGGAGGGGTAGATCAATACGAAGATATTTTAGAGCAATTGACGCGCAACAAAAATGTAACCCTTGCCTTGCCTGTGATAGAAGAACCCACGTTGCTGATTAAAAATGATCAATTTCATGGTGTGATGTTGTATGGGCATGATCCTGAATCCTTAAGAAAGCACGCATATTTTAAAGACAACATAAAACAAGGTTCTATCGCGGATTTGCAAGATGATAATACAGTTATGATTGGGTCGCGCCTTGCAGAGCAATACAATTTGACTGTTGGAGATACTTTGACATTATTAAATCCTCAAGGAGAGGAAACAATTTTTGGTATTACACCCAAAGAAAGAGACTTTAAAATTGTAGGTATTTTTGAGTTAGGGATGCGCGAGTATGATCGAAGATTTATTTTTACCTCGCTTGCAACCATGCAGCAGTTTTTTTACCAACCGGATATGGTGCATCACATTGATGTATTCACCAAAACAGGGGATGCAACAGGTGTGCATATGGAGCGACCTTATCATGTCTTAGATTGGCAACACACAGATTCTACCTTGTTTAAAGCGTTGCTGGTGCAGAAGAATGTTATGTTTATCATTTTGGCGCTTATGATTGTGATCGCAGTTTTGAACATTGTGTCGAGCTTAACAATGTTCGTAAAAGATAAGACCAAAGAGATTGCGATTTTAAGATCGATGGGCATGCAGAGAAGTGGCGTGAGAAATATCTTTTTATTAAGTGGCTCTATGATTGGTGTGAGCGGAACATTTTTGGGTGCATGTGTAGGCGTGTTTGTGAGTCAGTATATTAATCAAATCACCCAATTTATTGAGCGCGTGTTTCATGTGAAAATTTTTAATCCTGAACTGTATTTCTTATCTCAGCTTCCGTCTGTAGTAGCATATCAAGATATTTTTTATGTGTGTTTGATGAGTTTGGGATTTACATTTTTGGCAACGCTGTATCCTTCGGTGAAAGCATCTAAATTAGAGCCTGCGCCGGTGTTACGTTAG